Proteins encoded within one genomic window of Setaria italica strain Yugu1 chromosome IV, Setaria_italica_v2.0, whole genome shotgun sequence:
- the LOC101781070 gene encoding PTI1-like tyrosine-protein kinase At3g15890, with product MHPKLSRAARRLLCCARAASREDLSDEGSGSLRWVFSLRELRSATNSFNYDNKIGQGPLGSVYWGQVWDGSQIAVKRLMNTKNGTEVEFASEVEILGRIRHKNLLSFRGYCADGPERILVYDYMANSSLYAHLHGPLSAECLLDWRRRASIAIGAARALLYLHHHATPQIIHGSIKATNVLLDSDFQAHVGDFGLIRLIPDGMDHEKITSENQRGYLAPEYIMFGKPTAGCDVYSFGIILLELASGKRPIEKSGSVKTYGIRNWVLPLAKEGRYDEIADSKLSDKFSEPELKRMVLVGLACTHSEPEKRPTMLEVVPLLKGESKETLLKLERDELFRPDSTVSSQGTSTPDVSTDSVPRKDQELELAGA from the exons atgCACCCGAAGCTGTCGCGGGCCGCCCGCAGGCTCCTCTGCTGCGCCAGGGCCGCCTCCCGGGAGGACCT GTCTGACGAAGGCAGCGGATCGTTGCGGTGGGTGTTCTCGTTGAGGGAGCTTCGATCGGCAACAAACAGCTTCAATTACGATAACAAGATTGGACAAGGGCCACTTGGGAGTGTGTATTGGGGACAAGTTTGGGATGGCTCTCAG ATTGCTGTCAAGAGGTTAATGAATACAAAGAATGGCACAGAAGTGGAATTTGCTTCAGAAGTCGAGATCTTGGGAAGAATAAGACACAAAAACCTCCTGAGTTTCCGTGGATATTGTGCGGATGGACCTGAACGCATTCTGGTGTATGACTATATGGCAAACTCAAGTCTCTATGCACATCTTCATGGACCACTTTCAGCGGAGTGTCTCCTTGATTGGCGGAGGAGAGCATCTATTGCCATTGGTGCTGCTCGGGCTCTCTT GTATCTTCATCACCATGCAACACCTCAGATAATCCATGGAAGCATCAAGGCCACCAATGTGTTACTGGATTCAGACTTCCAGGCACATGTTGGTGATTTTGGTCTGATAAGGCTTATTCCTGATGGAATGGACCATGAAAAGATAACCAGTGAAAACCAACGAGGCTATCTTGCTCCTGAGTACATTATGTTCGGCAAACCAACAGCTGGTTGTGATGTATACAGCTTTGGAATAATATTGCTGGAGCTTGCGAGTGGCAAAAGGCCAATAGAAAAGTCAGGCTCTGTTAAGACATACGGAATTCGAAATTGGGTGCTCCCTTTGGCAAAGGAGGGTAGATACGATGAAATTGCGGACTCAAAGCTCAGTGACAAGTTTTCCGAACCTGAACTGAAAAGAATGGTGCTTGTCGGGCTTGCATGCACGCATTCAGAACCTGAAAAGAGGCCGACAATGCTTGAAGTTGTGCCGTTGCTGAAAGGAGAATCCAAAGAGACGCTTCTGAAGCTTGAAAGAGATGAGCTGTTCAGGCCAGACTCAACGGTTAGTTCCCAGGGAACATCGACTCCAGATGTGAGCACAGACTCTGTGCCAAGgaaagatcaagaactcgaattgGCTGGGGCGTGA
- the LOC101781735 gene encoding auxin-responsive protein IAA20 — protein MELELGLAPPNPHGLLGGGCGKRVFGGAEKATLPLFVRDGGGGGDDGNRDVLDHEPSNKRKRLVGWPPVKCAHRRSCGGGAGYVKVKMEGVAIGRKVDVSLHASYEELLRTLARMFPSAANKGAEEEREVAQHERRRGHPYAVTYEDGEGDWLLVGDVPWEAFAKSVKRLKILA, from the exons ATGGAGCTGGAGCTCGGGCTCGCGCCGCCGAACCCGCacggcctcctcggcggtggCTGCGGGAAGAGGGTGTTCGGCGGGGCCGAGAAGGCCACGCTCCCGCTCTTCGTGCgcgatgggggcggcggcggcgacgacggcaacCGCGACGTCCTCGACCATGAACCGAGCAACAA GAGGAAGAGGCTCGTGGGGTGGCCGCCGGTGAAGTGCGCGCACCGGcgaagctgcggcggcggggccgggtaCGTGAAGGTGAAGATGGAAGGGGTGGCCATCGGGCGGAAGGTGGACGTGTCCCTCCACGCCTCGTacgaggagctgctccgcaCGCTCGCCCGCATGTTCCCGTCCGCCGCCAACAAAGGTgccgaggaggagagggaggtggccCAGCACGAGCGCCGCCGTGGCCACCCCTACGCGGTGACCTACGAGGACGGCGAGGGAGACTGGCTGCTCGTCGGAGACGTGCCATGGGA GGCCTTTGCGAAGTCGGTGAAGCGGCTCAAGATCCTCGCGTAG